A window from Patescibacteria group bacterium encodes these proteins:
- the lexA gene encoding transcriptional repressor LexA, translating to MAELTKKQQDILNYVVNYIQDHEYSPSFQEIGQNFGLSSKATVSAHVHALIKKGYLRKVKGLARSLNLTKKVYQQGQAVQLPLLGLIAAGEPIEAIEDNEMVSVPAGVVQDANSYVLKVKGQSMIEEGILDGDYVVVERNFYPQNGDVVVALLDNEYATLKKYFREKNRIRLQPANKTMKPIFAKNPAIQGIVRGIYRVFSHA from the coding sequence ATGGCGGAATTAACCAAAAAACAGCAAGATATACTAAATTACGTAGTCAATTATATTCAAGACCATGAATACAGTCCTTCTTTTCAGGAAATTGGCCAGAATTTTGGCCTGTCTTCCAAAGCCACGGTTTCAGCCCATGTTCACGCCTTGATAAAAAAAGGTTATTTAAGAAAGGTCAAGGGCTTAGCTCGGTCTTTAAACCTGACTAAAAAAGTTTATCAGCAGGGCCAGGCCGTGCAGCTGCCGCTTTTGGGCTTGATCGCCGCGGGTGAGCCAATTGAAGCTATTGAAGATAATGAAATGGTTTCTGTACCGGCCGGGGTGGTGCAGGACGCCAACTCTTATGTTTTAAAAGTAAAAGGGCAGTCCATGATTGAAGAAGGTATACTGGATGGTGATTATGTGGTAGTGGAAAGGAATTTTTATCCGCAAAACGGAGACGTGGTAGTGGCTTTGCTGGATAATGAATATGCCACCTTGAAAAAATATTTTCGTGAGAAAAACCGCATTCGCCTGCAGCCGGCTAATAAAACCATGAAACCAATTTTTGCCAAGAATCCGGCTATCCAGGGCATTGTCCGGGGCATTTACCGGGTCTTTTCTCATGCGTAA
- a CDS encoding type IV toxin-antitoxin system AbiEi family antitoxin domain-containing protein, with the protein MAKLMNWPYFSQKLDQKKIKIFSPFDLKRLFGVSETSIRFFLHRYTKKGYIKKLKRGLYCLSNQPPNDYYLANKLYEPSYISFEQALSYYHIIPETVYTITSATSKATREFECLGKSFYYHRVKKSLFFGYKQKIFSNQIILMARAEKAFVDYLYFVSLKKKKMLDRFDKNKINKDKVMKLARVYKNKKIKELIIKYL; encoded by the coding sequence ATGGCTAAATTAATGAATTGGCCTTATTTTAGTCAAAAATTAGACCAAAAAAAGATAAAAATATTCTCTCCCTTTGATTTAAAACGGTTATTTGGCGTGTCTGAAACCTCAATCAGATTTTTTTTGCATCGCTACACAAAAAAAGGCTATATAAAAAAATTAAAAAGGGGTTTGTATTGTTTGTCTAATCAACCGCCTAATGATTATTACTTAGCTAATAAACTATATGAACCTTCTTATATTTCTTTTGAGCAGGCTTTAAGCTATTATCATATAATACCAGAAACTGTTTATACCATTACGTCAGCCACAAGTAAAGCAACAAGGGAATTTGAATGTTTAGGTAAAAGTTTTTATTATCATCGAGTAAAAAAATCATTATTTTTTGGTTATAAACAGAAAATATTTTCTAACCAGATAATTTTAATGGCAAGAGCCGAAAAAGCTTTTGTGGACTATTTATATTTTGTTTCACTCAAAAAGAAAAAAATGCTGGATCGTTTTGACAAAAATAAAATTAATAAAGATAAAGTAATGAAGTTAGCTAGAGTTTATAAAAATAAAAAAATCAAAGAATTAATTATTAAATATTTATGA
- a CDS encoding DNA polymerase IV, with amino-acid sequence MTSIILHIDMNSYFASCEQQANPFLRGRPVGVCAYLSEQGCIIASSIEAKKKGVKTGCRVKEAKQLCPDIFLMENEPAKYRSITKKIFSILAEYTDKLEPYSIDEAFLDLTGWSKNFKQAKEKAKEIKDRIKNEVGDWLKASVGLSYTRWLAKFASDQADKDSILIIKKDNLDKFLKRPLTSAWGINYRLESRLKSLGIFNLLDLKKYPVANLMQVLGRPGYYLWANVNGLPTEKVKKQKEPKSVGHSYCLYQKSKDIDYLSSVLLKLCEKTGRRLRLLEKEAHSISFGLRFKNGGGLHQVKRIKNGLFTTKSIFRTALKIMSKIHLYEEVSFLAISVSHLWSISRQMSLFKDNLKEKEISLAMDKINDQYGQYLVYWGSMHGTDKVARDRIGFRKTVNTN; translated from the coding sequence ATGACTTCGATTATCTTACACATTGATATGAACAGCTATTTTGCTTCTTGTGAACAGCAAGCTAATCCTTTTTTACGGGGTAGACCGGTCGGAGTTTGCGCTTATTTGTCAGAGCAGGGTTGTATTATTGCTTCGTCCATTGAAGCTAAAAAAAAAGGAGTGAAAACTGGCTGTCGCGTCAAGGAAGCCAAGCAGCTTTGTCCAGATATTTTTTTAATGGAAAACGAGCCGGCTAAATACCGCAGTATTACTAAAAAAATTTTCTCTATTCTAGCCGAATATACCGATAAACTAGAGCCTTACAGTATTGACGAGGCTTTTTTAGATCTCACTGGTTGGTCTAAAAACTTTAAACAAGCTAAAGAAAAAGCTAAAGAAATTAAAGATCGAATAAAGAACGAAGTCGGGGACTGGCTCAAAGCCTCGGTCGGTCTTTCTTACACCCGCTGGCTGGCCAAATTTGCTTCAGACCAGGCCGATAAAGATAGTATTTTAATAATAAAGAAAGATAATTTAGATAAATTTTTAAAAAGACCCTTAACCAGTGCTTGGGGTATTAATTACCGACTGGAGAGTAGACTAAAATCTTTGGGTATTTTTAATTTGCTCGATTTAAAAAAATATCCAGTAGCTAATCTAATGCAAGTTCTGGGTCGGCCTGGCTATTATCTCTGGGCTAATGTTAACGGTCTACCGACAGAAAAAGTAAAAAAACAAAAAGAGCCTAAATCAGTCGGTCATAGCTATTGTTTATACCAAAAATCAAAGGATATCGATTATTTATCTTCAGTTTTGCTCAAGCTTTGCGAAAAAACCGGCCGCCGCCTGCGGCTTTTGGAAAAAGAGGCTCACTCAATCAGCTTTGGCTTAAGATTTAAAAACGGCGGCGGCCTTCATCAGGTAAAGAGAATTAAAAATGGTCTTTTTACCACCAAAAGTATTTTTCGAACTGCTTTAAAGATTATGTCAAAAATTCATCTTTATGAAGAAGTTTCTTTTCTAGCCATATCAGTTTCGCACCTGTGGTCAATCAGCCGGCAAATGTCTCTTTTTAAAGATAATCTTAAAGAAAAAGAGATAAGCTTGGCTATGGACAAAATTAATGATCAATACGGCCAGTACTTGGTTTACTGGGGGAGTATGCACGGCACTGATAAAGTGGCCCGCGACCGCATTGGCTTTCGTAAAACTGTTAATACAAATTAA
- a CDS encoding HAD-IB family hydrolase, whose amino-acid sequence MNKNRIFPKKLVVLFDVDKTLFDEQTQKLFIKFLYKKGKISPFKLIKLLLTFFLYKLHLLPFVGNIREKAFEITKGWNIQEIENLSKEFFNKILLDHLINKSKEEIIKHKKKGNIVVLFSTSWDMIIKPIKEYLKTDYQISTEIECKENIFTGKIKGKAVYGLDKVKIIKKFLKNNNLDKNKIIAYADHISDYNLLRFVDVPIVVNPDYKLKKIAEKNNWLINNWK is encoded by the coding sequence ATGAATAAAAATAGAATTTTTCCGAAAAAATTAGTGGTTCTTTTTGATGTCGATAAAACATTATTTGATGAACAAACACAAAAGCTTTTTATTAAATTTTTATATAAAAAAGGTAAAATTAGTCCATTTAAATTAATAAAATTATTATTAACCTTCTTTCTTTACAAATTACATCTTTTGCCTTTTGTGGGTAATATTAGAGAAAAAGCTTTTGAAATTACAAAAGGATGGAATATTCAAGAAATTGAAAATTTATCAAAAGAATTTTTTAATAAAATATTACTTGATCATTTAATTAATAAATCTAAGGAAGAGATTATAAAACATAAAAAAAAGGGTAATATCGTTGTATTATTTTCTACATCCTGGGATATGATTATTAAACCGATTAAAGAATATTTAAAAACAGATTACCAAATTTCAACGGAAATTGAATGCAAAGAAAATATTTTTACCGGTAAGATAAAAGGTAAGGCTGTATATGGTTTAGATAAAGTAAAAATAATTAAAAAGTTTTTAAAAAATAATAATTTAGATAAAAATAAAATTATAGCATACGCCGATCATATATCTGATTATAATTTGCTCAGATTTGTTGATGTCCCTATAGTAGTTAATCCCGACTATAAATTAAAGAAAATTGCAGAAAAAAATAATTGGTTAATAAATAATTGGAAATAA
- the ssb gene encoding single-stranded DNA-binding protein, giving the protein MDVNKVTLLGNLTKDPGAKKLSSGQTISFFDLATNYSWKDVKTKQKKDSVEYHHVLAWGKLAEIIKKYLKKGSRVYLEGRLQHKSWKDKKGNFQNKTNVVTDNLIMLGHNGKKGAEMTKEDIDVDEIKVDED; this is encoded by the coding sequence ATGGATGTAAACAAAGTAACCTTGCTGGGTAATCTAACCAAAGATCCCGGCGCCAAGAAACTTTCATCTGGTCAAACAATTTCATTTTTTGACCTGGCCACTAACTATTCCTGGAAAGACGTTAAAACTAAGCAGAAAAAGGATTCTGTGGAGTATCATCATGTCTTAGCCTGGGGTAAACTAGCTGAAATTATTAAAAAGTATCTGAAAAAAGGCTCTCGAGTCTATTTAGAAGGCCGTTTGCAGCATAAGTCCTGGAAAGACAAAAAAGGTAATTTTCAAAACAAGACTAATGTGGTGACTGATAACCTGATTATGCTCGGTCATAACGGCAAGAAAGGAGCTGAAATGACTAAAGAAGACATTGATGTTGATGAAATAAAAGTGGATGAAGATTAA
- a CDS encoding DUF2207 domain-containing protein, whose translation MKKYLLLSVLILSFLIPGGAGQAQEKSWFFNKWDVGIQVNQDASIMVQEGLTYNFTGDFSYIKRRLPKTKGIKYDNISVLETDGSRLSEDKVEIEETSSEVIVTVHFNLSNTTHTWIFEYTAYGAIGFFEDYDELYWNVVAFDREVEIKKSQATVYLPQEIDPDNIKQKIYVGRSDSKEETLDYTAGSREINFFATDIAPYENFTIVLGWPKNIVKYPGYLNITSEPESSNIYIDGQALANKTPANLLIGYDINAGEKDIAVKKFGHTTASQKVNIEKGKDKKLDFNLEAKAWYFYGKKAFYFLMYLYFASPVFVGLYLYLKWKKHGKDPKSKGTVIAQYEPPDHTRPAEMGTLIDEKADLHDITATIIDLAFQGYIRIHEEEDKSLFGKKTDYTFEKRKDFFGDQTLKEYERMILSNLFGSKKEVKLSDLKNKFYKMLKKIKSSLYKDVTALGYFERNPETVRHKYLVVGVVFVAAGWILFLVPAIWGILIIIFGLVMPKKTKKGVQAKWHADGFKKYLHTAERFRLGQLTPETFEKYLSYAMVFKVEKQWAQRFKDIYNQPPDWYVGRGGIEAFAVTSFAANLSDSFNSVVASNLSSSPSSSSGFSGGSAGGGGGGGGASAG comes from the coding sequence ATGAAAAAATACTTATTATTGTCAGTTTTAATACTTTCATTTTTAATACCAGGTGGGGCTGGCCAGGCTCAGGAAAAGTCCTGGTTTTTTAATAAATGGGATGTCGGCATTCAAGTTAATCAGGACGCCAGTATTATGGTTCAGGAGGGTTTAACTTATAATTTTACCGGTGATTTTTCCTATATAAAAAGAAGATTACCTAAAACCAAAGGCATAAAATATGATAATATCAGTGTTTTAGAAACTGATGGCAGCCGTTTATCTGAAGACAAAGTAGAGATTGAAGAAACCTCTTCGGAGGTAATTGTTACGGTACATTTTAATTTATCAAACACTACTCACACCTGGATTTTTGAATACACAGCTTATGGCGCGATTGGTTTTTTTGAAGATTATGATGAGCTTTACTGGAATGTAGTGGCTTTTGATCGGGAAGTGGAAATTAAAAAATCTCAAGCCACAGTTTATTTACCCCAGGAAATTGATCCTGATAATATTAAACAAAAAATTTATGTTGGGCGGTCTGATTCTAAGGAGGAAACACTGGATTACACGGCTGGTAGTAGGGAAATTAATTTTTTTGCCACTGATATTGCTCCTTATGAAAATTTTACTATAGTTTTGGGCTGGCCTAAAAATATAGTAAAATATCCCGGTTATCTTAATATTACTTCCGAGCCAGAAAGCTCTAATATTTATATAGACGGCCAGGCCTTGGCCAATAAAACGCCAGCTAATTTATTAATTGGCTATGATATTAATGCCGGTGAAAAGGATATTGCCGTAAAAAAATTCGGTCATACCACAGCTAGCCAAAAAGTGAATATTGAAAAAGGAAAGGATAAAAAATTAGATTTTAATTTGGAAGCTAAAGCCTGGTATTTTTATGGCAAAAAAGCCTTTTATTTTTTAATGTATTTATATTTTGCTTCACCGGTTTTTGTCGGCCTTTACCTTTATCTTAAATGGAAAAAACATGGTAAAGATCCCAAAAGCAAAGGCACGGTCATAGCCCAGTATGAGCCGCCGGACCATACCAGGCCGGCTGAGATGGGCACTTTAATTGATGAAAAAGCGGATTTGCATGATATTACCGCTACTATCATTGACCTGGCCTTTCAGGGCTATATTCGTATTCACGAGGAAGAGGACAAATCACTATTTGGTAAAAAAACTGATTATACTTTTGAAAAAAGAAAAGACTTTTTTGGCGATCAGACTCTTAAAGAATATGAACGCATGATTTTATCAAATTTATTTGGCTCAAAAAAAGAAGTTAAGTTGTCTGATTTAAAAAACAAATTTTATAAAATGCTCAAAAAAATAAAATCTTCTCTTTATAAAGATGTCACGGCTTTGGGCTATTTTGAGAGAAATCCGGAAACAGTACGGCATAAATATCTGGTGGTTGGGGTGGTTTTTGTGGCCGCCGGCTGGATTTTATTTTTAGTGCCGGCAATTTGGGGTATACTGATAATTATTTTTGGCTTGGTTATGCCTAAGAAAACTAAAAAAGGCGTCCAGGCCAAGTGGCACGCTGATGGTTTTAAAAAGTATTTACACACAGCTGAAAGATTTCGCTTGGGCCAATTAACCCCAGAGACTTTTGAAAAATATTTATCCTACGCCATGGTCTTTAAAGTAGAAAAGCAGTGGGCCCAGCGCTTTAAAGATATCTATAATCAGCCGCCGGATTGGTATGTTGGCCGTGGTGGAATAGAAGCTTTTGCGGTCACTAGTTTTGCCGCTAACCTTTCGGACAGTTTTAATTCAGTGGTGGCCAGTAATTTATCTTCTTCACCTTCTTCATCCTCTGGTTTTTCCGGCGGTTCGGCTGGCGGCGGCGGCGGTGGCGGCGGTGCCAGTGCTGGTTAG
- a CDS encoding Na/Pi cotransporter family protein, which produces MSITKIIFELAGGLALFLYGIFLLSEGFQKIAGDRLQKILEKFTNRPIKGIASGAAVTAIIQSSSITTVILLGFINAGLINLSSAAGVIMGANIGTTITAQIISFDLETLSLPIIAIGFLFWFISRNLKLKFWGQVLLGLGLLFLGMSLMSHGVGPLKENTAIFEWFLNLSRQPILLVLIGAAFTGLIQSSSATTGLVIVFAKEGLIGLEGAIPLILGANIGTCITVLLASIGSTKNAKRMALVHLAFNVSGALIFYLILSWFIPLVEMTASTLARQVANAHTIFNIVSTLILIPLIPLLIKLVKKVIPGQEIKMDHRTKFISKYLLDTPSIALGEAFKETMRMADISQDMMENSYQAFLDNQPKKVEMIKKQEEAIDHFYDKINNYCRQLSERNLSHEETEKLSMIVHNLTDIERVADHVNNIIHITKHKYKGEVNFTATSVKELNEMFEKAIEIYQDAICSWKNSDQELAKKVLHEEGEIDAMEKRFRLAHIARLEKGEADPASGVSFESLLENLERIGDHSDNIAYSVIHGF; this is translated from the coding sequence ATGAGTATCACGAAAATTATTTTTGAGTTAGCTGGCGGGCTGGCTCTTTTTTTGTATGGCATATTTTTGCTGAGCGAGGGTTTTCAGAAAATTGCTGGTGACCGTTTACAGAAAATTCTGGAAAAATTTACCAATCGGCCGATTAAAGGCATTGCTTCCGGAGCGGCCGTGACCGCTATTATTCAAAGCTCCAGTATTACTACGGTCATCTTGCTTGGCTTTATTAATGCCGGCTTAATAAATTTATCTTCAGCGGCCGGAGTGATTATGGGCGCTAATATTGGCACTACTATTACCGCTCAGATAATATCTTTTGATTTAGAGACCTTATCTCTACCCATTATTGCCATTGGTTTTTTATTTTGGTTTATTAGCCGTAATTTGAAGCTTAAATTTTGGGGCCAGGTTTTGCTGGGTTTGGGGCTTTTATTTCTTGGTATGAGTTTAATGTCACACGGAGTCGGGCCCCTAAAAGAAAACACGGCTATTTTTGAATGGTTTCTTAATTTAAGCCGTCAGCCAATTTTGTTAGTCTTGATTGGAGCCGCTTTTACCGGTCTAATTCAAAGTTCTAGCGCTACTACCGGCTTGGTTATAGTTTTTGCTAAAGAGGGTTTGATTGGCTTGGAGGGCGCTATACCTTTAATTTTAGGGGCTAATATTGGCACTTGTATTACCGTACTTTTAGCTTCGATTGGTTCGACCAAGAACGCCAAGCGTATGGCCTTGGTTCATTTAGCTTTTAATGTCTCAGGGGCTTTAATTTTTTACCTGATTTTAAGCTGGTTTATACCGCTGGTGGAAATGACGGCTTCTACCTTAGCTCGTCAGGTAGCCAACGCCCATACTATTTTTAATATAGTTTCCACTTTAATATTAATCCCCCTGATTCCCTTGTTAATTAAGTTAGTCAAAAAAGTTATTCCGGGCCAGGAAATAAAAATGGATCATCGGACTAAATTTATTAGTAAATATTTGCTGGATACACCAAGCATTGCTTTAGGCGAAGCTTTTAAAGAAACCATGCGCATGGCAGATATTTCTCAGGATATGATGGAAAATAGCTACCAGGCTTTTTTGGATAACCAGCCTAAAAAAGTGGAAATGATAAAAAAGCAAGAAGAAGCGATTGATCATTTTTATGACAAGATAAATAATTATTGCCGCCAGCTTTCGGAAAGAAATCTTTCCCATGAAGAAACTGAAAAGCTTTCCATGATTGTCCATAATCTTACTGATATTGAGCGGGTGGCTGACCATGTTAATAACATTATCCATATTACCAAACACAAATACAAAGGCGAAGTTAATTTTACCGCCACTTCAGTTAAAGAATTAAACGAAATGTTTGAAAAAGCCATTGAGATTTATCAAGACGCTATTTGTTCCTGGAAAAATAGTGATCAGGAACTGGCCAAAAAAGTTTTGCATGAAGAAGGGGAAATTGACGCTATGGAAAAAAGATTTCGTTTGGCTCATATTGCCCGACTGGAAAAAGGCGAGGCTGATCCGGCTTCGGGGGTTTCCTTTGAAAGTTTATTGGAAAATTTGGAAAGAATTGGCGATCATTCGGACAATATTGCTTATTCAGTTATTCACGGCTTTTAA
- a CDS encoding M23 family metallopeptidase yields MLGKISVFTVLILFASFFFLPACDTFDGDSENPVGVNEEEGSSENPKPETLDFPASQWNENVTHSDGDSITVEGSKMAEQRKMLTGVGQYNSFPWSWHLPFRGCWYMTCGYGCGYHQGNDYYSTDWAVGGNPCGYEVLAPGAGWVLWAGYKSGYGYTVLIEAGPTGQSNGNRYIYRVAHLSRIEVVPGWWLPRGWRIGRHGNTGNSTNCHIHWTVYRGRYAGYGNVYGSSFPPSWSSGVDGFNGNYGRWCSKQ; encoded by the coding sequence ATGTTAGGCAAGATTTCGGTTTTTACGGTATTAATTCTTTTTGCCAGTTTCTTTTTCCTGCCTGCCTGCGATACCTTTGATGGGGATTCCGAGAATCCAGTGGGGGTAAATGAGGAAGAAGGTTCTTCTGAAAATCCAAAACCAGAAACCCTGGATTTTCCGGCAAGCCAATGGAATGAAAATGTAACTCATTCTGATGGTGACTCCATTACTGTTGAAGGGTCAAAAATGGCTGAGCAAAGAAAAATGCTTACTGGAGTCGGCCAGTATAATTCTTTTCCTTGGAGTTGGCACCTGCCTTTCAGAGGTTGTTGGTATATGACCTGTGGTTATGGTTGTGGCTATCACCAAGGTAATGATTATTATTCAACAGATTGGGCTGTAGGAGGAAATCCTTGCGGCTATGAAGTTCTGGCTCCCGGGGCTGGTTGGGTGCTTTGGGCTGGATATAAATCCGGTTATGGATATACGGTTTTAATTGAAGCTGGTCCAACAGGCCAGAGTAACGGAAATCGTTATATCTATCGTGTAGCCCACTTGAGTCGCATTGAAGTAGTGCCTGGCTGGTGGCTTCCCCGAGGATGGAGAATTGGAAGACATGGAAATACTGGAAATTCTACAAATTGTCATATTCATTGGACTGTTTATCGCGGACGTTATGCTGGGTATGGCAATGTTTATGGGTCCAGTTTTCCGCCCAGTTGGAGTTCAGGAGTTGATGGCTTTAATGGAAATTATGGAAGGTGGTGTTCAAAACAGTAG
- a CDS encoding phage holin family protein: MYLILRLIINALIILGIAYYFPGISVSGFYSALIIALVLGLVNALIRPIILVLTLPVNVLTLGLFTLIINALLFWFVSTIVKGFEVDGFGPAFWGALVLSLVSWLTSSFIKSIK, translated from the coding sequence ATGTATCTAATTTTAAGATTAATTATCAATGCTTTAATTATTTTGGGTATTGCTTACTATTTCCCTGGAATTAGTGTTAGCGGTTTTTATTCAGCTTTAATTATTGCTTTAGTTTTGGGTCTAGTTAATGCTTTAATTCGTCCGATTATTTTAGTCTTAACCCTGCCGGTTAATGTTTTGACCTTGGGTCTTTTTACTTTAATTATTAACGCTTTGCTTTTCTGGTTTGTCTCGACTATTGTTAAAGGCTTTGAAGTTGACGGTTTTGGCCCGGCTTTTTGGGGAGCGCTGGTCTTGAGTCTTGTTTCCTGGCTGACCAGCAGTTTTATTAAATCAATCAAATAG
- a CDS encoding transposase — protein MKKYNLKNQVHFITINTYKKYWLFKKENLCQIVIDNLNFYRRKFSFKLLGYVIMPNHLHLLIQLNKKYNDISKVMRDFKKFTSVQIIKQLIKENEKDLLKKFSMTGKIFNYPSTLGTARSSDRAGFPAEGRI, from the coding sequence ATGAAAAAATATAATCTTAAGAACCAAGTTCATTTCATCACTATTAATACATATAAAAAATACTGGCTTTTTAAGAAAGAAAATCTTTGCCAAATAGTAATTGATAATCTAAATTTTTACCGCCGTAAATTTAGTTTTAAATTATTGGGTTACGTAATTATGCCTAATCATCTACATTTATTAATCCAATTAAATAAAAAATATAATGATATTTCAAAGGTAATGAGGGATTTTAAGAAATTTACAAGTGTTCAAATTATAAAGCAGTTAATAAAAGAAAATGAAAAAGATTTACTTAAGAAATTTTCTATGACTGGAAAAATTTTTAATTATCCCTCTACTCTGGGTACTGCCCGATCCTCAGATCGGGCCGGCTTTCCAGCTGAAGGCCGAATCTGA
- a CDS encoding HAD-IB family hydrolase, whose amino-acid sequence MTYKLLHFLLSPIFKNWIKSVKGIENIPKRGGVIIALNHKSFFDFLCFTAICPREINFLAAEKFFKSKLWFPLMKLTNQIRVNRDQKDKADVYKKVLRVLEEGKILGIFPEGTRSRSGKIQKAYPGVAKIAFLSKVPVIPVGIKGTFNILPPHRKIPRLKKCTIKIGEPVYFNKFYNRIKTGSLFRNISHFLMHNISDLSKEDYNHFIRRNFSFLKKSSSKNVVFFDVDNVLIKGQSYRLFINYLFKNKFISFADYIYTNFLFFIYDLGIIKNSDWFREKQFFVLKKIHIKKIKKNLKNYLKIIKDRIFKEALKEIKVHKKNGDIIVLFSTNVKDIIKPLVEMVDADLLVATELSLRGGYYTGKIIGYSPHGDRKVSVVQNFIKKHDFDLRNIYAYADHITDLDLLEFVRYPNVVNPDKRLKRIAKKRDWNIHNWFN is encoded by the coding sequence ATGACATATAAATTATTACATTTTTTATTATCTCCGATATTTAAAAATTGGATTAAATCTGTAAAGGGTATAGAAAATATTCCGAAAAGAGGTGGAGTTATAATTGCTCTAAATCATAAAAGTTTTTTTGATTTTTTGTGTTTTACTGCTATTTGTCCTAGGGAAATAAATTTTCTGGCGGCTGAAAAGTTTTTTAAAAGTAAACTATGGTTTCCTTTAATGAAATTAACCAATCAGATAAGAGTCAACCGGGATCAAAAGGATAAAGCCGATGTTTACAAAAAAGTTCTTAGGGTTTTGGAAGAAGGAAAAATATTAGGAATATTTCCAGAAGGAACAAGATCCCGTAGTGGTAAAATTCAAAAAGCATATCCTGGAGTTGCTAAAATAGCTTTTTTGTCAAAGGTTCCCGTCATTCCAGTTGGTATAAAAGGTACTTTTAATATTTTACCTCCACATAGAAAAATTCCCAGATTGAAAAAATGTACGATTAAAATTGGTGAGCCAGTATACTTCAATAAGTTCTATAATAGAATAAAAACTGGCTCTTTATTTAGAAATATTTCGCATTTTTTGATGCATAATATAAGTGATTTGAGTAAAGAAGATTACAATCATTTTATTAGAAGAAATTTTTCTTTTTTAAAAAAAAGCTCATCTAAAAACGTAGTTTTCTTTGATGTAGATAATGTCTTAATAAAAGGCCAAAGTTATAGGCTATTTATAAATTATTTATTTAAAAATAAATTTATTTCTTTTGCGGATTATATTTATACAAATTTTTTATTTTTTATTTATGATTTAGGTATTATAAAAAATTCTGATTGGTTTAGGGAGAAACAATTTTTCGTACTAAAAAAAATTCATATAAAAAAAATTAAAAAAAATTTAAAAAATTATTTAAAAATAATTAAAGATAGAATATTTAAAGAAGCTTTGAAAGAAATTAAGGTACACAAAAAAAATGGCGATATTATAGTGTTGTTTTCTACAAACGTTAAGGATATTATTAAGCCATTAGTGGAGATGGTAGATGCGGATTTATTAGTTGCTACGGAGTTAAGTCTAAGGGGCGGCTATTATACAGGGAAAATTATTGGCTATTCGCCTCATGGTGACAGAAAAGTTTCAGTGGTACAAAATTTTATTAAAAAACATGATTTTGATCTAAGAAATATTTATGCTTATGCGGATCATATTACGGATTTAGATTTATTAGAATTTGTCAGATATCCAAATGTAGTAAATCCTGATAAAAGATTAAAAAGAATAGCTAAAAAAAGAGATTGGAATATACATAATTGGTTTAATTAA
- a CDS encoding nucleotidyl transferase AbiEii/AbiGii toxin family protein, whose protein sequence is MIDYSSLQNLATEYKTTNQNAAREYCQHIFLSNLYKLNLSGVENLLFKGGTALKIVYQSPRFSEDLDFSSFSLDKKNIEEIFINVLAEIEKSGFQTKLTEAKKTSGGYLGKAFFLFLDFNLEIMIQVHFKKEEKINGDFHLITSDYLPAYNLLVLPENILVNEKIKATITRGKPRDFYDVYFILRKNLLIPENKENLKKVLNSLENSKINFKQELGIFLPKDQQQIIGNFENVLKAEIKRHL, encoded by the coding sequence ATGATAGATTATTCTAGTCTTCAGAATTTAGCCACCGAATACAAAACTACTAATCAAAATGCAGCTAGAGAATATTGCCAGCATATTTTTTTGTCGAATCTTTATAAATTAAACTTAAGTGGGGTAGAGAATTTATTATTTAAAGGTGGCACAGCCTTGAAAATAGTCTATCAAAGTCCTAGATTTTCTGAAGATCTTGATTTCTCCTCATTTAGTTTGGATAAAAAAAATATTGAAGAAATATTTATTAATGTATTAGCGGAAATTGAGAAAAGCGGTTTTCAAACAAAATTAACTGAAGCTAAAAAAACTAGCGGTGGATATTTAGGCAAGGCGTTTTTTTTATTTCTGGATTTTAATTTGGAAATAATGATTCAAGTACATTTTAAAAAGGAAGAAAAAATTAATGGTGATTTTCATCTAATTACCAGCGATTATTTACCAGCCTATAATTTATTAGTTTTACCCGAGAATATTTTGGTTAATGAAAAAATAAAAGCAACCATTACACGCGGAAAACCCAGAGATTTTTATGACGTTTATTTTATCTTAAGAAAAAATTTATTAATTCCTGAAAATAAAGAAAACCTTAAAAAGGTCTTGAACAGTTTAGAAAATTCCAAAATTAATTTTAAACAAGAATTAGGAATTTTTTTACCCAAGGATCAGCAGCAGATTATTGGTAATTTTGAAAATGTTTTAAAAGCTGAAATAAAAAGACATTTGTAA